A stretch of the Candidatus Binatia bacterium genome encodes the following:
- a CDS encoding ABC transporter substrate-binding protein, whose translation MRFLPYGLMAWFFLCAGTVTAAEKFYISIPGPTLSYTHLYYGQEKGFFAQEGLDLQVLVVRGIIGISSLMSGEIDVTCHAGSGFAAALRGLPVKVISVSHDRPLHELIVAPSITTGADLKGKPIAVGSLEGTAAVITRRVLQAKGLDPAKDVTLLSMDTTVRLQSLLTGKVAGAMMTPPSTYLAQDQGYRVLARGKDHLRYLQTGVVTTDANIKQKREKIVRFLRSWNRAVKFYQDNPEIMIPYIQKKLGVKELELARRMYKEDVETLSLTGRLEPDVEKEILETGREALKIKEPVAADKIFDFSMADAALK comes from the coding sequence CCGGAACCGTAACGGCCGCCGAGAAATTCTACATCAGCATCCCAGGCCCTACCCTCAGTTACACGCATCTCTACTACGGCCAGGAAAAAGGTTTTTTCGCGCAGGAAGGCTTGGACCTCCAGGTGCTGGTGGTGCGCGGGATCATCGGCATCAGCAGCCTCATGTCGGGCGAGATCGACGTCACCTGCCACGCGGGAAGCGGTTTTGCCGCCGCGCTCCGCGGCCTGCCGGTCAAAGTTATTTCGGTCTCGCACGACCGGCCGCTTCACGAGCTGATCGTCGCGCCGTCGATTACCACGGGCGCCGACCTGAAAGGAAAACCGATCGCGGTGGGCTCTCTCGAAGGAACCGCGGCGGTGATCACGCGGCGCGTGCTTCAGGCCAAAGGACTGGACCCCGCGAAAGACGTGACCTTGCTGAGCATGGACACGACGGTGCGTCTGCAATCATTGCTCACCGGTAAGGTCGCCGGCGCGATGATGACGCCGCCATCGACTTATTTGGCGCAAGACCAGGGCTATCGCGTCCTGGCCCGCGGCAAAGACCACCTGCGCTATCTTCAAACCGGCGTGGTCACGACGGACGCAAACATCAAACAGAAGCGGGAAAAAATCGTCCGCTTTCTGCGTAGCTGGAACCGGGCGGTAAAATTTTATCAGGACAATCCCGAGATCATGATTCCCTACATCCAGAAAAAGCTTGGCGTGAAAGAGCTCGAGCTTGCGCGCAGAATGTACAAGGAGGACGTTGAGACCCTATCGCTGACCGGCCGTTTGGAACCGGACGTCGAGAAGGAAATTCTTGAGACGGGCAGGGAAGCCTTGAAGATCAAGGAACCTGTAGCCGCGGACAAGATTTTCGATTTCTCGATGGCCGACGCGGCGCTTAAATAA
- a CDS encoding PPOX class F420-dependent oxidoreductase yields MDIAEAQIFLSQHHRGVLVTRKRDGALQMSPVSPALDNEGRVLVTSRETAYKIKNLRRDPRAALCVFTDAFHGSQWIQISGRADILSLPEALDPLIHWHRQVKGEHADWSEYRRTMEKQRRVALRIVIESAGPDKKG; encoded by the coding sequence ATGGACATAGCTGAAGCGCAGATATTTTTATCGCAGCACCATCGCGGCGTGCTGGTTACGCGCAAGCGGGACGGCGCGCTGCAGATGTCGCCGGTGTCGCCCGCACTCGACAACGAAGGGCGGGTCCTCGTCACCAGCCGCGAGACCGCCTACAAGATAAAAAATCTCCGGCGCGACCCGCGCGCTGCGCTCTGCGTTTTTACCGACGCCTTCCACGGCTCCCAGTGGATTCAGATCAGCGGCAGGGCGGATATCCTTTCGCTGCCGGAAGCGCTGGATCCGCTGATCCATTGGCACAGGCAGGTCAAAGGCGAGCATGCCGATTGGAGCGAATACCGACGGACGATGGAAAAGCAGCGCCGCGTGGCGCTCAGGATCGTCATCGAAAGCGCGGGACCGGACAAAAAAGGATGA